GAACCGACGGCGACCGGTATCTTCGCCGGCGGCGTCTTGCCGGAGAAATAATCGTGGATCGCGTCGATCGTCAGCTTGCCGATCTGATCGGGATGCTGTTCGGGGTCGCCCACCATCTGGCCGGCGTCGATCGCGGTCCTGGCTTCGGGGTTGGCGTCGTATCCGACGATCTTGATCGTGCCGACTTTGCCGGCAGATTTCACCGCGGCCAGCGCCCCGAGCGCCGAATCGTCGTTGATGCCGAAGATGCCGGCGAGACTCGGAAAACGCTGCAGCAGGTTGTCGGTGACCGACGCCGCCATCGCGCGTTCTCCGCCTGCGGGCTGGTCGGCGACGATATGCACGTTGGGATACTTCGCGGCGAGCTCATCTTTGAAGCCTTTCACGCGATCTTGCACCGATGTGACTTCGGGCTCGTCGATGATCGCGATGGTTCCGCTTCCGTTGAGCGCCGCGCCGAGCAGATCTGCCGCGACTTGGCCGCCTTGGATGTTGTCGGACGCGATGTGCGAGACCACCGTGCCGCGCGACGCCGTGCTCGCGATGTCGGCGGTGAACACCGGCACCTTTGCGTTGTTCGCCTCGACGATCGCGGGTCCGACCGCTTTGGAGTCCGCGGGGGAGAGAATGATGACGTCGACGTGCTTGCTGAGGAAGTCCTCGACTTGCGACGTCTGCTTGGCCTGGTCGTGATTGGCGTCGGTGAAGACGATCGTGTAGCCGTACTTGCCCGCCTCGTCCTTCATGCCTTGCTCCATCGCTTGATAGAACTGGGCTTGCAGGTCGAGCAGGGAAACGCCGATGCTCTTCGAGCCGGACACGTTGCCGGCGGCGCTCGCCGTCGTGCCGGGGCTTTGCGCGGCCGTGGGCGACGAGCTCTTAGAGCAGCTCGCCAACGTC
This DNA window, taken from Candidatus Eremiobacteraceae bacterium, encodes the following:
- a CDS encoding substrate-binding domain-containing protein gives rise to the protein MKQRGLRILAIAAAILTLASCSKSSSPTAAQSPGTTASAAGNVSGSKSIGVSLLDLQAQFYQAMEQGMKDEAGKYGYTIVFTDANHDQAKQTSQVEDFLSKHVDVIILSPADSKAVGPAIVEANNAKVPVFTADIASTASRGTVVSHIASDNIQGGQVAADLLGAALNGSGTIAIIDEPEVTSVQDRVKGFKDELAAKYPNVHIVADQPAGGERAMAASVTDNLLQRFPSLAGIFGINDDSALGALAAVKSAGKVGTIKIVGYDANPEARTAIDAGQMVGDPEQHPDQIGKLTIDAIHDYFSGKTPPAKIPVAVGSYTGPSTAK